The genomic region CCAAAAGTACCTGAAATAAAGGGGATTACTTCGAGGAGCCATTGAAATAAAGGGTAAAGAAGTGCAGGTGTAATCAGCCCTAAGGCTACACCAAACAGGTAGGAATCTTTTCCAAAGAAATGATGAAACTGCTTCATCGAAATTTGGGTTAATCTTGATTTAGACCAGCCGGTGTGCTTTCCATCACCGGCCTGGAATTAAGCCTGGCTTTAAAATCAAAAGACTGGACTGCCGCCATGGCTTCATAACTTGTCAGGTCGAATTTCATCGGAACCACTGACACGTAATTTTGCTCCATGGCTCTGGTATCTGTGCCCTCCTTATGATCGGGGTTGCTGAAAACACCGGTGATCCAGAAATAGTCCCGTCCCCGCGGGTCGGTACGTTCGTCGAAACGCTCCTTCCAGGAACCCAACGATTGCCGGCACACCTTGACTCCCTGCAGCGGCTTGTTACTGTTCACCGGGAAATTGACATTAAGGCAGGTGCCTTCGGGCAGCCCTTTTTCCAACACCTCACGGGCAATGATTTCCACATACTCTTCAGTGTGCGAAAAATCCGCATTCGCTTCATAATCATCCAGTGAAAAACCGATAGCGGGTATTTTATCAATAGCGGCCT from Bacteroidales bacterium harbors:
- the surE gene encoding 5'/3'-nucleotidase SurE, which translates into the protein MEKKRPTILVTNDDGITAPGLRTLIKVMRKLGDVVVVAPDRPRSGQGHAITVSMPLRVSSVYKEEGYQEYRCNGTPVDCVKLGVQIVLRRTPDLLVSGINHGSNASINVVYSGTMAAVIEAAIDKIPAIGFSLDDYEANADFSHTEEYVEIIAREVLEKGLPEGTCLNVNFPVNSNKPLQGVKVCRQSLGSWKERFDERTDPRGRDYFWITGVFSNPDHKEGTDTRAMEQNYVSVVPMKFDLTSYEAMAAVQSFDFKARLNSRPVMESTPAGLNQD